A single Xiphias gladius isolate SHS-SW01 ecotype Sanya breed wild chromosome 22, ASM1685928v1, whole genome shotgun sequence DNA region contains:
- the LOC120783829 gene encoding uncharacterized protein LOC120783829, giving the protein MFAFKMLLSVLALTLLAASVESSSGGAPANHNFDLSGSALTRLYNSPVHHAERMKRPLEGTSSWFGPISHSGVRVTLEDGTKWLVHKGDGYGRSSQTVVTDAQHMSSDWTPVSSREFHGTKTVSDFVRAGGSGYNLLLDNCHLGSRRMINQ; this is encoded by the exons ATGTTTGCCTTCAAAATGCTCCTCTCCGTTCTGGCTCTGACTCTGTTGGCTGCTTCTGTGGAGTCTTCGTCTGGTG GTGCCCCTGCAAACCACAACTTCGACCTGTCGGGCTCAGCCCTGACGAGGCTCTATAACTCTCCAGTGCATCACgctgagaggatgaagaggccGTTGGAAGGGACTTCATCTTGGTTCGGACCAATCAGCCACTCTGGAGTTCG aGTGACGCTGGAAGACGGCACTAAGTGGCTCGTGCATAAAGGAGATGGATACGGAAGATCCTCTCAGACGGTGGTGACCGATGCTCAACACATGAGCTCAGACTGGACG CCTGTCAGTTCCAGAGAGTTCCACGGTACGAAGACAGTCTCCGACTTCGTGAGAGCCGGAGGCTCCGGCTACAACCTCTTGCTGGATAACTGCCACCTGGGCTCTCGTCGAATGATTAATCAGTAA